In Heptranchias perlo isolate sHepPer1 chromosome 7, sHepPer1.hap1, whole genome shotgun sequence, a genomic segment contains:
- the LOC137323461 gene encoding C-X-C chemokine receptor type 2-like produces MAIQNLNFDSVDFEDLLENYTDEDYPLFDFNTIPCTLVINGNWINTALAAVYSLVCFLAVTGNMIVMIVILYNRCTISSTDIYLLHLAVADLLFAVTLPFWAVDAISGWVFGDVMCKIISMLQEVNFYSGILLLTCISIDRYLAIVYSAQAHMHKRPFLIKLVCAAVWVLAIVLSLPSLYNGEYTPAGYNRTMCYEILVSESAETWRVITRFLRHFIGFLIPLVVMIFCYSVTIQKLCQTKGFQKQKAMKVIIAVVLAFLICWLPYNITVFIDTLMRMQYIDETCDMRTHNDRALTATQSLGFLHSCINPILYAFIGVKFRRNLVKLLAMKGIIQQSAESQYGRSVSSSSESGLTSTTI; encoded by the coding sequence ATGGCTATCCAGAACCTCAACTTCGATTCTGTTGACTTTGAAGATCTGTTAGAAAATTACACCGATGAGGACTATCCTTTGTTTGATTTCAACACGATTCCCTGTACCCTTGTGATTAATGGCAATTGGATCAACACTGCACTGGCTGCTGTCTATAGCCTGGTGTGTTTCCTCGCTGTGACAGGGAACATGATCGTAATGATTGTCATACTTTACAATCGATGCACAATCTCGTCCACAGACATCTACCTGCTTCATCTGGCAGTAGCCGATCTCCTCTTTGCCGTGACCTTGCCCTTTTGGGCAGTGGATGCCATATCTGGGTGGGTGTTTGGTGATGTCATGTGCAAGATTATCAGCATGTTACAGGAAGTTAACTTTTACAGTGGGATTCTGTTGCTGACTTGTATCAGTATCGACCGCTATCTGGCCATTGTCTACTCTGCTCAGGCTCACATGCACAAGAGACCATTTCTAATCAAGCTGGTCTGTGCTGCTGTCTGGGTGCTGGCCATTGTTCTATCTTTACCTAGTCTGTACAATGGCGAATATACCCCAGCTGGTTATAACAGAACGATGTGTTATGAGATATTAGTCAGTGAATCGGCTGAAACATGGAGAGTAATCACCAGGTTTTTGCGACACTTTATTGGGTTCCTCATCCCTCTGGTTGTCATGATCTTCTGCTACAGCGTGACAATCCAGAAACTGTGTCAAACGAAGGGATTCCAGAAACAGAAAGCCATGAAGGTCATCATAGCAGTAGTGCTGGCTTTTCTCATTTGTTGGCTGCCGTACAATATTACTGTGTTCATCGACACGCTGATGAGGATGCAGTATATTGACGAGACTTGTGACATGCGCACTCATAACGACAGGGCTCTGACTGCAACCCAAAGTTTGGGATTCCTGCACAGCTGCATTAACCCAATCTTATACGCATTCATCGGGGTGAAATTCAGGAGGAACCTGGTCAAACTCTTGGCTATGAAAGGAATCATTCAACAAAGTGCAGAGTCACAGTACGGGAGATCTGTATCCTCCTCCTCTGAATCTGGACTTACTTCAACCACAATATAG